In Arthrobacter sp. MN05-02, one genomic interval encodes:
- a CDS encoding ABC transporter ATP-binding protein, with product MREEFEGDSVVKVTDLVAGYIPGVNILNGCSIEARRGELIGIIGPNGAGKSTLLKAMFGLVKVHSGTVVVRGQDLTGLKANRLVSRGVGFVPQNNNVFGTLTIEENLQMGMYQRPKDFKERFDFVAGLFPELGKRKAQRAGSLSGGERQMVAMGRALMMDPAVLLLDEPSAGLSPVKQDETFLRVHEINRAGVSVIMVEQNARRCLQICDRAYVLDQGKDAYTGTGRELMKDPKVIQLYLGTLADTA from the coding sequence GTGAGAGAGGAATTCGAGGGCGACTCGGTGGTCAAGGTCACCGACCTCGTCGCGGGCTACATCCCCGGCGTGAACATCCTGAACGGCTGCAGCATCGAGGCACGGCGCGGTGAGCTCATCGGCATCATCGGTCCCAACGGAGCCGGCAAGTCGACGCTCCTGAAGGCGATGTTCGGTCTCGTGAAGGTCCATTCCGGCACCGTCGTGGTGCGTGGGCAGGACCTCACGGGCCTGAAGGCGAACCGGCTCGTCAGCCGGGGCGTCGGCTTCGTGCCGCAGAACAACAACGTCTTCGGCACGCTGACCATCGAGGAGAACCTCCAGATGGGCATGTACCAGCGGCCCAAGGACTTCAAGGAACGCTTCGACTTCGTGGCGGGACTCTTCCCGGAACTGGGCAAGCGCAAGGCGCAGCGGGCCGGCTCGCTGTCGGGTGGCGAACGCCAGATGGTCGCCATGGGCCGCGCGCTCATGATGGACCCCGCCGTCCTGCTGCTGGACGAGCCCTCGGCGGGCCTCTCCCCCGTCAAGCAGGACGAGACGTTCCTCCGGGTGCACGAGATCAACCGCGCAGGTGTCTCGGTGATCATGGTGGAGCAGAACGCGCGCCGGTGCCTCCAGATCTGCGACCGCGCCTACGTGCTGGACCAGGGCAAGGACGCATACACGGGAACGGGCCGTGAACTGATGAAGGACCCGAAGGTCATCCAGCTGTACCTCGGCACGCTCGCGGACACCGCCTGA
- a CDS encoding branched-chain amino acid ABC transporter substrate-binding protein, with protein MTASRNSARFGIGENAPRAAKVAALSLGIALFASGCGGGGTTGSEAEGGDTETTAAAGTSALACPESEGGAGEEQGEKGDPAAVPASKTTSPEPLKLGSILPTTGTLAFLGPPEIAGVNLAVEEVNAAGGVLGQDISITHRDSGDTTTDIATQSVTDLLSQNVSAIVGAASSGVSKTVINQITGAGVVQFSPANTSPEFTDWDDNGLYFRTAPSDVLQGRTLGNYIMTCGAQTVGMITLNDSYGTGLQSNIQETVEAAGGQVVANEMFNTGDSQFSSQVDAIAAAKPDAIVLISFDEAKSIVPLLVAKGIDASTLFMVDGNTSDYSADLDHGTLEGAQGTIPGPFTGTGFQEALATVDPNLTSYAYAGESYDAVNLIALASEAAGSVEGTEIAKQLESVSKDGTKCFDFAGCVTLLRNGEDIDYDGISGPVSFNEKGDPTEAAIGIYEYDAENKPQPSRSEVGKL; from the coding sequence ATGACTGCATCACGCAACTCCGCGCGGTTCGGCATCGGGGAGAATGCCCCGCGCGCGGCAAAGGTCGCTGCCCTGAGCCTGGGCATCGCGCTCTTTGCCTCCGGCTGCGGTGGCGGCGGGACCACGGGTTCCGAGGCCGAGGGTGGCGACACCGAGACCACCGCTGCTGCCGGCACCTCTGCACTGGCCTGTCCCGAGAGCGAGGGCGGCGCCGGCGAGGAGCAGGGCGAAAAGGGTGACCCCGCAGCCGTACCGGCGAGCAAGACCACGAGCCCTGAGCCGCTCAAGCTCGGCTCCATCCTGCCGACCACCGGAACGCTCGCGTTCCTCGGCCCGCCCGAGATCGCGGGCGTCAACCTCGCCGTCGAGGAAGTCAACGCCGCCGGCGGCGTGCTGGGCCAGGACATCTCGATCACGCACCGCGACTCCGGCGACACCACGACCGACATCGCGACCCAGTCCGTGACCGACCTGCTCTCGCAGAACGTCAGCGCCATCGTCGGCGCCGCATCGTCCGGTGTCTCGAAGACCGTCATCAACCAGATCACCGGTGCCGGCGTGGTGCAGTTCTCGCCCGCCAATACCTCGCCGGAGTTCACCGACTGGGACGACAACGGCCTGTACTTCCGCACCGCTCCCTCGGATGTGCTCCAGGGCCGCACGCTCGGCAACTACATCATGACCTGTGGCGCCCAGACGGTCGGCATGATCACCCTGAACGACTCCTACGGCACCGGTCTGCAGAGCAACATCCAGGAGACCGTCGAGGCGGCCGGCGGCCAGGTCGTCGCCAACGAGATGTTCAACACCGGCGACTCGCAGTTCTCCAGCCAGGTGGACGCCATCGCTGCGGCGAAGCCCGACGCGATCGTGCTCATCAGCTTCGACGAGGCCAAGAGCATCGTCCCGCTGCTCGTCGCCAAGGGCATCGACGCCAGCACGCTGTTCATGGTCGACGGCAACACCTCCGACTACAGCGCAGACCTCGATCACGGGACCCTCGAAGGAGCCCAGGGCACCATCCCCGGCCCCTTCACCGGAACCGGCTTCCAGGAAGCCCTCGCAACCGTCGATCCGAACCTGACCAGCTACGCGTACGCCGGGGAGAGCTACGACGCCGTGAACCTCATCGCGCTGGCTTCCGAGGCAGCGGGAAGCGTCGAGGGCACGGAGATCGCGAAGCAGCTCGAGTCCGTCTCGAAGGACGGCACCAAGTGCTTCGACTTCGCCGGCTGCGTCACGCTCCTGCGCAACGGTGAGGACATCGACTACGACGGCATCTCCGGTCCCGTCTCCTTCAACGAGAAGGGTGACCCCACCGAGGCAGCCATCGGTATCTACGAGTACGACGCCGAGAACAAGCCCCAGCCGAGCCGTTCCGAGGTCGGAAAGCTCTAG
- a CDS encoding hydrolase: MRTAAIDCGTNSIRLLIADVADGVLTDVERLMRVVRLGEGVDATGRLSEAALARTFAATEEYAELIIRHGNPPVRFVATSASRDAENRQDFVDGIRARLGVEPEVVSGDEEARLSFAGAVSVLEAARDETVLVIDLGGGSTEFVAGTTGGLIAARSTDMGCVRYTERFLRDDPPTPEQAAAMEAEVGRMMDEAAAQVPLDRITKIVGVAGSVTTVTAHALGLPSYQPERIHGAELPIPVVSAAAADLLHMTRQERAALPYMHPGRVDVIGAGALIWRSIVERVADVTDGRVATAVTSEHDILDGIALGIAERER; encoded by the coding sequence ATGCGTACAGCTGCCATCGACTGCGGCACCAATTCCATCCGACTCCTGATCGCGGACGTCGCGGACGGGGTCCTCACCGACGTCGAACGACTCATGCGCGTGGTGCGCCTCGGCGAGGGGGTCGATGCGACCGGTCGCCTCTCGGAGGCGGCGCTCGCGCGGACCTTCGCCGCCACCGAGGAGTATGCGGAGCTCATCATCCGACACGGCAACCCGCCGGTGCGGTTCGTCGCGACGTCGGCGTCCCGCGACGCCGAGAACCGCCAGGATTTCGTCGACGGCATCCGGGCTCGGCTGGGCGTCGAGCCGGAGGTCGTCTCCGGCGACGAGGAGGCGAGGCTGTCCTTCGCCGGCGCCGTGAGTGTCCTCGAGGCGGCCCGCGACGAGACGGTCCTGGTGATCGACCTCGGCGGGGGGAGCACGGAGTTCGTGGCCGGGACGACGGGCGGCCTCATCGCCGCGCGGAGCACCGACATGGGATGCGTCCGCTACACCGAGCGCTTCCTGCGGGACGACCCCCCGACGCCGGAGCAGGCCGCGGCGATGGAGGCGGAGGTCGGCCGCATGATGGACGAGGCCGCGGCGCAGGTCCCCCTGGACAGGATCACGAAGATCGTCGGCGTCGCGGGGAGCGTCACCACGGTCACCGCGCACGCCCTCGGGCTCCCGTCCTACCAGCCGGAGCGGATCCACGGCGCGGAGCTGCCGATCCCGGTGGTCTCGGCGGCGGCAGCGGACCTCCTGCACATGACACGGCAGGAACGGGCCGCGCTGCCCTACATGCACCCCGGCCGCGTCGACGTGATCGGTGCGGGAGCGCTCATCTGGAGGTCGATCGTGGAGCGCGTCGCCGACGTCACGGACGGCCGGGTCGCGACGGCGGTCACGAGCGAGCACGACATCCTCGACGGGATAGCCCTCGGCATCGCGGAGCGGGAACGGTGA
- a CDS encoding dehydrogenase, protein MASNPHFSDRPRILVVGGGYVGLYVAHRLQKKVKDHGGIVTLVDPLPYMTYQPFLPEVAAGSIEPRHAIVSHRKHLRKTELISGKVTSINHAGRTATIEPTGGGQSFELGYTDVVVAAGSITRTFPIDGLKDQGIGLKTIEEAVALRDRMLERIETGSVMPAGPERDRALTFVVVGGGFAGIEAITEMEDAARDAVKANARLSRSDLRFVLVEAMGRIMPEVTAEQAEWVVEHLRSREIEVLLNTSLSSAVDGTLKLINMPDKSAADEFETDTLLWTAGVQANPVVRSTDFPVDERGRVRATAELRITGDDGPIEHAWTAGDVAAVPDLTGGGVGGFCVPNAQHAVRQAKLLAANILAANYGVGEVTEYRHTNLGAVAGFGQFKGVANIMGFGMKGFPAWLAHRGYHGFAMPMYERKARVIVNWSMSFLFGRDLAPLSDLQEPRRQFREAATPPPKKDTALQSQPPTPAGKAASAKASA, encoded by the coding sequence ATGGCATCGAACCCACACTTCTCGGACCGCCCGCGCATCCTCGTCGTCGGCGGCGGTTACGTAGGCCTCTACGTCGCGCACAGGCTGCAGAAAAAGGTCAAGGACCACGGCGGAATCGTCACGCTGGTCGATCCGCTGCCCTACATGACCTACCAGCCGTTCCTCCCCGAGGTCGCCGCCGGCAGCATCGAGCCGCGCCACGCGATCGTGTCCCACCGCAAGCACCTGCGGAAGACGGAACTGATCTCCGGCAAGGTCACCTCGATCAACCACGCCGGCCGCACGGCCACCATCGAGCCGACGGGCGGCGGACAGTCCTTCGAGCTCGGCTACACCGACGTCGTCGTCGCCGCCGGCTCCATCACGCGGACCTTTCCGATCGACGGCCTGAAGGACCAGGGCATCGGCCTCAAGACCATCGAGGAGGCCGTCGCCCTGCGCGACCGGATGCTCGAACGCATCGAGACCGGCTCCGTCATGCCCGCCGGCCCGGAGCGCGACCGCGCCCTGACCTTCGTCGTCGTCGGTGGCGGGTTCGCCGGTATCGAGGCCATCACCGAGATGGAGGATGCGGCCCGTGACGCCGTCAAGGCCAACGCCCGCCTCAGCCGCTCCGACCTGCGCTTCGTCCTCGTCGAGGCGATGGGTCGCATCATGCCCGAGGTGACGGCCGAGCAGGCCGAATGGGTCGTGGAGCACCTCCGCTCCCGCGAGATCGAGGTCCTGCTCAACACGTCGCTCTCCAGTGCCGTCGACGGCACCCTCAAGCTCATCAACATGCCGGACAAGAGCGCAGCCGACGAGTTCGAGACGGACACGCTCCTGTGGACCGCAGGCGTCCAGGCCAACCCCGTGGTCCGGTCCACCGACTTCCCGGTCGACGAGCGCGGCCGCGTCCGTGCCACCGCCGAGCTGCGCATCACGGGCGACGACGGACCCATCGAGCACGCCTGGACCGCCGGCGACGTCGCCGCCGTCCCGGACCTCACCGGCGGAGGAGTCGGTGGCTTCTGTGTCCCGAACGCCCAGCACGCCGTGCGCCAGGCCAAGCTGCTCGCCGCCAACATCCTCGCCGCCAACTACGGCGTCGGCGAGGTCACGGAGTACCGCCACACGAACCTCGGCGCAGTGGCAGGCTTCGGCCAGTTCAAGGGTGTCGCGAACATCATGGGCTTCGGCATGAAGGGCTTCCCCGCCTGGCTCGCACACCGTGGCTACCACGGCTTCGCGATGCCCATGTACGAGCGCAAGGCCCGCGTGATCGTCAACTGGAGCATGAGCTTCCTGTTCGGCCGCGACCTCGCCCCGCTCTCCGACCTGCAGGAGCCACGCCGCCAGTTCCGCGAAGCGGCCACGCCGCCGCCGAAGAAGGACACGGCGCTGCAGAGCCAGCCGCCCACGCCGGCAGGCAAGGCCGCATCGGCCAAGGCTTCCGCCTGA